Proteins co-encoded in one Diprion similis isolate iyDipSimi1 chromosome 13, iyDipSimi1.1, whole genome shotgun sequence genomic window:
- the LOC124414226 gene encoding putative inorganic phosphate cotransporter, with protein sequence MLSSWKVCCARVPQRWIVPVMLCLAMTALYTMRISLSIAITQMVAAVESSSNGTSSDETCPPLESTSSSTSASGTYQWDEYTQGIILSSFYWGYLINQIPGGILADKYGGKTVAGLSVLTSAILTLLIPVIVEAFGATGLIVIRFLVGLGSASIVPAVGVLISRWAPPHERSKMDALALSGIQVGTVIGNALSGVLISYSSIGWPIVFYVYGGLGMLWYPIWMMLCYNNPDVHPFITETEKEYLQISMKEHMRRKPGPIPWKFILTSVPVWAMLAGRVGYSWGFHVMVTDLPKYMNSVLKFSIKANGFLTALPYLVLWFVNIGSSWVADWLIKSGKVSRTNVRKIFMTIASMSTAVFIVAASYAGCNRALVIVFFTIGVGSMGLFYPSAMVNSLDLAPNYSGTVTAVGGVMLSLVAILAPYVVGVITPNQTLSEWRIVFWITFVVYFVTLLVVDVWADGEVQHWNNLNPQSRHQDEVKNETRTTDKVPSST encoded by the exons ATGTTATCCTCGTGGAAGGTTTGCT GTGCAAGAGTGCCGCAACGATGGATAGTACCGGTGATGTTGTGTTTGGCAATGACGGCCTTGTACACGATGCGAATTTCCTTGTCAATCGCGATCACGCAGATGGTTGCCGCGGTGGAATCATCATCGAATGGTACCAGTTCAGACGAGACTTGCCCACCTCTGGAGTCAACATCATCGAGCACAAGCGCTAGTGGCACTTATCAGTGGGACGAATACACGCAG GGAATCATTCTGTCAAGTTTCTACTGGGGTTACCTGATCAATCAGATCCCAGGAGGGATATTGGCGGACAAGTATGGAGGAAAGACGGTCGCAGGACTGAGCGTTCTAACATCAGCAATACTGACCCTCTTAATACCAGTGATTGTCGAAGCCTTTGGCGCTACGGGGCTGATAGTTATTCGATTCCTCGTGGGATTGGGTTCAGCATCTATAGTCCCTGCGGTGGGTGTCCTGATATCTCGGTGGGCTCCGCCTCACGAGAGGTCAAAGATGGACGCCTTGGCTTTGTCCGGAATCCAAGTCGGAACTGTGATCGGAAATGCATTATCCGGGGTTTTGATTAGTTACTCGTCAATTGGATGGCCGATAGTATTCTACGTTTATGGAGGCCTCGGTATGCTTTGGTACCCGATCTGGATGATGCTTTGCTACAACAATCCCGACGTCCATCCATTCATAACCGAAACCGAGAAGGAATACTTGCAGATATCTATGAAAGAGCACATGCGTCGAAAGCCTGGACCGATTCCTTGGAAGTTCATCCTGACATCGGTTCCAGTGTGGGCTATGTTGGCCGGGCGAGTGGGTTACTCCTGGGGATTTCATGTAATGGTCACTGACTTGCCGAAGTACATGAACAGCGTCCTCAAGTTTTCCATCAAAGCTAACGGCTTCCTGACGGCTCTACCCTACCTCGTACTATGGTTTGTAAACATTGGTTCATCCTGGGTAGCCGACTGGCTAATAAAGAGCGGGAAAGTCTCACGTACAAACgtacggaaaattttcatgacCATCGCCTCGATGAGCACAGCAGTCTTCATAGTTGCGGCATCCTACGCCGGTTGCAATCGCGCACTTGTCATTGTCTTTTTCACGATCGGAGTCGGCTCCATGGGACTCTTTTACCCCAGTGCGATGGTAAATTCACTTGACCTCGCCCCAAACTACTCTGGTACCGTGACTGCCGTGGGGGGCGTCATGTTATCTCTTGTCGCGATTTTAGCACCTTACGTGGTCGGCGTAATCACGCCTAACCAAACCTTGTCCGAGTGGAGAATTGTATTCTGGATCACGTTCGTTGTCTACTTCGTTACTCTTCTGGTCGTCGACGTGTGGGCAGATGGCGAGGTTCAACACTGGAACAATCTGAATCCCCAGAGCCGTCACCAGGATGAGGTCAAAAACGAAACTCGAACCACCGACAAGGTGCCTTCGTCTACATGA